DNA sequence from the Amphiprion ocellaris isolate individual 3 ecotype Okinawa chromosome 17, ASM2253959v1, whole genome shotgun sequence genome:
TAACATGTTACAGAAAGctttaaataaactttattaacaTGTTACAGAAAGctttaaataaactttattaacatgttacagaaacactgagcagtagagcagctttaaataaactttattaacatgttacagaaatttttaaataCGCTCTATTAACACGTTACAGAAAGCTTTAAATAGACTTTATTAACACGTGTAAACGTTCCCTCCAGCTGCTGGAGACAGTGAAACGCTTCATGACTCTGCGGGTGAAAAGCGATAAAGAGTACGCTGCCCTTCTGCTCAGCATGACTCAGCAAACGGAGAAACAAGAGACGACAGACTACGTCAGCACCGTCAGCAAGGTGAGCTGGTCACCTTTGGGTTCAGTGGAGCagctttaaatacattttattaacaTGTTCTAGAGACCCtttgaataaactttatttaccGCCTcagtctgtgtctctgtcagtCGTGGTCACAGGTAGTTCGTCAGACGGAAGCGTTGGGCCGAATAATGAGGAGTCATGCTGACGACCTGAACTCCGGTCCTCTACACCGCCTGGCCACGCTCATCCGAGACAAGCAGCAGGTGAAGAAGAGCTACCAGAGTCTTCATCAGCAGCTGGAGAGCCACAACCACAAGGTCTGATTCCCGACAGGGagaaaaaacttttatttctgctgctttttacacacaaacagaaaccaaacaaaGTTTGAACCAATAATATGAATCTTCAGATAAATAGATTTGTCATTGGGTCACTACAGCGTCAGAAAAGAGAAATGGGTCTGGAGGTGTCACTTCATCTCCTTTCTCCTGCCAGTGAGTCCACACCAGCCGGAACCTTGACTTGTCTGCCTTTACACACATCAGATCCTATTGATGATAAAGCCTCAAACATGGGTGAAATGTGGACCATGCTACCTTCCTGGTTTGAACATTTTGCCCTGTCTTCATTTCCAAGCTCCAGTCTGATGGATCTATTGAATCCTTCAGATCTGTTGGAGGCTGATGGACCCTAACTCTGTCCTCATCACGTCTCATGGCTGTGGAAATTATACTTGTGGAGATACCAGACCTTAAAAATAGCTTGAGGGTGAACATAcaaatctgaaaatatgaaattcaaaattcagccaaatgttttacagaacttttttttaCCCAGAAATTTTGTGCCCCAAATAAAAGAATGCGTGAAACTGTGAAGAGAATCTGAGCCAGATGTTCCAGTTGTATAATATCCTGTCATACTGAGATGGAAATGTGAGCGTATCTGACTCAAAGAGCTGCAACTGTTCATAACTAGAGGTTTATTTTGGTGACATGTAATTTAAACTACTCTTCATTAttccttttaaataatttatcagACATGTAGACAGTACTGTACATCACAGCGAGCTAACATCAGCTAACTAACGTTAAAGCTAGATAACATTAGCTCTGCTTCTCTATTCAGTCAGTGTAAATATTGAGGAGCAACAACCTGAAATCTGCCCGTTTTAATGAGGTGATGATGAAACTGTGATGTCAGAATGAGGTTCAGTTTGAATGAACAGTTTGCAGTCCTGATGATGTCATCCAGTGCAGATGTGAACATGTGTGCACGCCAGCAGCAGAGTGGATCCCGAGGGCCTGAACAGTGGCTACTGAGGTTGATTTGTTCATCTTCTGTTGTTGTCAGGTAACCAGGGGTGACCTGGAGAAGCTAAAGGCGACATATCGTCAGCTGAGCCGCGACGCAAACAACGCCAAAGAGAAATACAGAGAAGCTCTGGCCAAAGGTTAGTCCTCCTCACAGACCTGCTGCAGGGTATTTATCCTGATCAATAATTATCTGATCAATACTAGATCATATTATCCCGATCAATAATTATCCTGATCAATACTAGAGCACATTATCCTGATCAGTAATTATCCTGATCAATACCAGAGCACATTATCCTGATCAGTAATTATCCTGATCAATACTAGATCACATTATTCTGATCAGTAATTATCCTGATCAATACTAGGTCACATTATCCTGGTCAATAATTATCCTGATCAGTGCTGAGGTCATTACCTCTAAATGTGTGTCGTCCAATCCCAGGCCGGGAGGCGGAGCGTGCCCGTGAGCGTTATGACAAAGCGACAACGAAGCTCCATGTCCTCCATAACCAGTACGTCCTGGCGGTGTGTGGAGCTCAGACCCAGCAGGACAACCACCGCAGGAACGCCGGCCCTGCCCTGCTGGACGGACTGCAGAGGATGCAGGAGGACATGACGCTGGCCCTGtgagtcaatcaatcaatcaatcaatcaatcagtcaatcaatcagtcagtcagtcagtcagtcagtcagtcagtcagtcagtcagtcagtcagtcagttaatcaatcagtcagtcaataaaactttatttatagagcacttttcatacaattaaaatgcaacactaagtgctttacaacatttaaaaacaagaaaaacaagaaaaaaaccccaTGACCCCTACCTGGAGGAGTACTGATAGATGCAAGGACACTTTGTCGAGTTTTCTCCCAAGTAAACCCAACAACCTGCCTTTTAGATCCCACACCActcttaaaatcattttatggattctttgaggaacagtttttaaacattataaatTGTTCTCTTCAGACGGGTATCTTCCCCACTGCCTTTAAAACGGCGGTGGTGAAGCCCCTTCTGAAGAAGAGCAATTTAGACCccaatgtttttaataattACCGACCTGTATCCAACTTAccgtttttaaataaaattttagaaaaactgttttttaaccAAGTCAATGACTTGGATTTAACATTTTAGAAAGACAGTCTGGTTTTAGGATGAACCACAGTACAGAGACAGCACTTTTAAGGATTTTAAACGAAATCAGGTGGAATTTggataataaaaaaactaacagTGTTGGTTCTACTGGATCTAAGTGCTGCTTTTGATACAGTAGAccattacattttattcaacAGACTCAAACACCTGGTCGGCCTCGCTGGtactgtttttaactggttCAACTCTGACCTCACAGACCGATGTTTTTATGTAAGTATGGATACGTGTTCCTCAGGAACCCATGAAATTAGGTGTGGGGTTCCCCAAGGGTCAATTTTAGGTCCcattctttttaatctttatatgcTTCCTCTTGGGGACGTCATCAGGCGATACGACATCAGTTTCCATAGCTACGCTGACGATACACAGCTGTACATTGCTGTGTCTCTTGATGACACAGGGCCAATAGATTCccttttaaattgtattttagaCATTAAGTCATGGATGGCAGTGAACTTCCTACAGCTCAACCAGGACaaaactgaggttttagttaTAGGTCCTGAaggccagagagagaaacttttatctaaactacaagattttaaaccagcaaaatttgtaaaaaacctGGGCTTGATTTTCGACTCTGAGCTGAATTTTATGCCACATATTAAACAGATAATGAAAATAGGTTTTTACCGCCTCAAGAATAGCCAGAGTCTGCCCGTTTCTCTCTCAGGCCAGCAGGAGGtgctaatgcatgcttttatctcttctcGTTTCGACTATTGTAATGCCCTGCTCTCTGGTCTTCCCAAAAGGAGTATTTTTAATCTCTAGTTATTACAAAACTCAGCCGCACACGTGCTGACGAGGGCCAGAGGGCAGGAACacattacaccagttttaaagtcgcTGCATTGGCTCCCCGTCTGCTTCAGGATccattttaaggttcttttattagtttttaaatgtcttaacgGCCTTGCGCCTTCTTATTTATTTGATCTGCTTTTAACGCATCGACCCTCGCGGATCCTGCTGGTCCTCCGGTACCGACCTTTTAATTATACCATAAGCCAGAACTAAAACTCATGGCGAGGCGGTATTTAGCCacatgatagatagatagaccttAATGTCCCCAAGGGGATATTTGTTGTCACAGGCACTATCAGgtacataaaaaatacacatatcaTGGATAATTGAGCACTGGACAAtaggacacacacatgctggtGAGGAATGGGTGGGAGACACACTACTGGTGATTAAGGGCAGCAATGGCGGAGGTGACAAAGCTTTTGCTAAAGCGTGCCCATTTCCACCTAAGAGTCCTGTACCTCCGGCCAGAGGGCAGTAACATGTCAGAAACATGTTGTTCAAAGGTAAGTTTATTGTCAAGTGTGAGTCCGAGGTATTTGAAGTGATGAACACGTTCGACTGTTTTGCCATGAATGGTGGTAGGAGCCAGGTCCGGGGTGCTTGAGTAGGTGTGGATGAGTAGCTCCCGCCTGTGGAACAGCCTGCCGGAAaacctcaggactgcagagactgtcgatgtttttaaaagaaggttatAGATacacctttttaatcaggcttttaactaaCCTTTAATTCCTTCTAATGTTCTTATCATCACTTATTTATTATCTTATGTATTCTTATTCTTTTaactgttcattttatttatcttatcgTACAGCCCTTTTATCTTATACTTTAAAgttatttaactccagtgtttcctcaggggggtcctccacactgAGTCCTGTATCtggtctgctgctgggggtgctTTCTGCGGGTCCCTTCAGCCCGGCTGGTTGTggggctccccacctcggtgtgggggtccccctgtctgtcggggTCCGGATGCCGGCGCCCCAGGCGGTCATAACCTGCGgctcctcccagtgtggacgaccccaatGGAGGCGTTTTCCATGATCCTCAGTGCCATGccgtgaaagtgtgtgtgtatgcatgtgtatgtgcagTTGcgtgttttggtgtttaattcaatgtttttaatgctgtaaagcactttgtggtgcaattttattgtatgaaaagtgctatacaaataaagtttgattgatttattgatgtACTACTGCAGTACAAGTACCTGGAGGAGTACTGATGTGTACTGTTTGTGTGTACTTCTGCAGTAAAAGTATCCTGGAGGAGTACTGTGAGATCAGCAGCCTGCTGACTGAGGAGGTGGTGAAGGTCCACCAGGAGATCTCAGCAGCCGTCCAGCAGATCGACCCTCTGACTGAGTACCAGCACTTTATCGATGCCTACAGGTCAGAGATCACctggttaccatggtaacagacTGTCTCTCCTGCCTCCTGGTTGCCGTGGTAACAGCCCGTCTCTCTTTCAGGTCTCCAGAGACTCCGGAGGCAAACGTGGAGTTCGATGCGTCCCTGTTGGAGGACACGGACAACCTGCCGGCCAATGAGCTGCTGTGGAACACGCTGACAGCTGACAGCCTGCAGTCCATGTGAGCTTTGCGTAAACCTCTAGCCTCCATCTAACAGATGATTCCTGGACTTAGCAGAAGCACAACCTAAATCTGAGCAGACGAGGAatccaaaatgtgtttgtttgtttctagcGTGTCATCAGCAACAGAGGAACTGGCGCTGACTCAGCAGAACCTGCGGACCAAGGAGGCGCTGGCCGATGACCTTGACAGAAAAATCCAGATGAGTCAGCAAAGCGCTGAAAGGAACAGCGAGTGAGTGTCAGGAGGCAGATCCTGAGCTGTCCAACGTCCTGACTGTCCTCTGTAGATCATAGATATACGATATATAGATATGCTATATAGATATCTACAGCATATATATCTAGACTGTGCTCTGTACACCATTGTACACCAGCAGTCTATAGTCTGGACCCAGCTTCTCATTAATGgttcttctttatttccattatagattctcactgaaggcatcaaactatGAATGAGCATCTGGAATTATGGAGGAAACagcaaagtgtgaaataagtcagaacatgtttaatattttggattctctgattcctgctttgaactctcttgttattctctggatgagcttcatgaggtagaacctgaaatggttctccaacagtcttgaaggagttccagagatgctgagctcTTGTTGGTCCTTTTCCTTCCCTCtgaggtccatctcatcccaaacatctggattgggttcaggtcaggtgactgtggaggccagatcatctccatcatctccttcttggtcagatagtccttccacagcctggaggtgtgtttgggttcattgtcctgctggagaataaatgatggtccaactaaaccaaaccagatgggatgtcatgttgctgcaggatgctgtggtagccatgctggttcagggttccttcagtttggaataaatccccaatagtgaccatcacacctcctcctccatgcttcacggtgggaaccatgcatgtagagaccatccctTCACCTTctctggtctcacaaagacacggcgGGTGAAATCAAAGATCtcacatttggactcatcagaccagtagcgcttgatggttttagAGACTGAagttggggatacattcaaagtttttacagttttccagactgactgaccttcagttcttaaagtaatgatggactatCGGTTCTctcagctgattggttcttgccataatctggattctaacagttgtccaatagggctgtcagctgtggaccaacctgacttctgatgGACCAACCTCATTAAGAAGGAAGAAACTCCActaatgaaccttgacaaggaacatctgtgaagtgaaatcattgttttttccgacctttattaatccccagagggaaattctgtgTTTCGCATAtcagagcgcagggtcagccatggtgcagcgcccctggagcaggaaggattaaaggccttgctcaagggcccgatagtgtttgaacctctgacctttggatcagtagtccagaacttaaccgttgcaccaccactgccatacaatttcaggttctacctcatgaagctcatccagagaataacaagagtgttcaaagcaggaatcaaagaatcaaaaaatattaaacatgttctgacttatttcacactttgttgttTCCTCCATAATTCTagatgttcattcatagtttgatgccttcagtgagaatctacaatggaaataaagaagaacCATTAATGAGAAGCTGGGTCCAGAGTACAGACTGCTGGTCTGTTTATatcatatatgtgtgtttatgtcttaTATCATGTCTgtcctctgtctctgtcctcAGCTGTGTCCTCCTGCTGAGTCAGAAATTGTCCCTCCTTGAGCTCCGTCAAACTGTCCAATCCCTGCGCAGCTCTGAGGCCTGTCTCTCTTCCCAGAAGGCCCTTCTGGACGCCAAGATGGCCACTGCTGCCTCCCCTCCCCCCGCTCCACCTCCCCCTGCTCTACCGTATGAGGACGATGCTCGCTCCGTGGGCTCCACCGTAAATAccaccattattattattattaattatatctgtctctctgtcctctcatgtctgtctctctgttcctTCCAGGATAAGTCG
Encoded proteins:
- the fer gene encoding tyrosine-protein kinase Fer isoform X4, with product MGFGRDLRNSHEGLLKLQDWELKLLETVKRFMTLRVKSDKEYAALLLSMTQQTEKQETTDYVSTVSKSWSQVVRQTEALGRIMRSHADDLNSGPLHRLATLIRDKQQVKKSYQSLHQQLESHNHKVTRGDLEKLKATYRQLSRDANNAKEKYREALAKGREAERARERYDKATTKLHVLHNQYVLAVCGAQTQQDNHRRNAGPALLDGLQRMQEDMTLALGVLHTESCIWSAAGGAFCGSLQPGWLWGSPPRCGGPPVCRGPDAGAPGGHNLRLLPVWTTPMEAFSMILSAMP